From the Peptococcus niger genome, one window contains:
- a CDS encoding transposase: MGYLKGKSSLIIFDRHANLKYKYGNRHFWCRGYYVDTAGKNAKKIQEYIKNQLEEDYLADQISMKEFIDPFTGQQVK, translated from the coding sequence ATGGGATATTTAAAAGGAAAAAGTAGCTTAATCATATTTGATAGACACGCAAACCTAAAGTACAAATACGGAAATAGGCATTTCTGGTGTAGAGGCTACTACGTCGATACCGCGGGAAAAAATGCGAAAAAAATCCAAGAGTATATCAAAAACCAATTGGAAGAAGACTATTTGGCGGATCAGATAAGTATGAAAGAATTCATCGACCCGTTTACGGGTCAGCAGGTCAAATAA
- a CDS encoding DUF2828 family protein, which yields MTNFDQNSNRNEGLAKENASGHAAVAANLDLFYQMDTLENDKEKLEELFQQAYQENRDLALASLLYLRDVHKGMNQRKLFRDLLPLLTSKDICRFIELTPEYGRWDDVLWLLIEPVDNEVKRFLMDTIGNQLKSDFHSDKKPSFLAKWMPIESATNPDTQQLARVWSEALGLSPKRYHEILAHVRERGHLDEDEATEAADQPTGTAQDTPSEAEDAAILPHEIVHRMRWYQEHPDDPDAAERTEYLNKVWADYTLPGAIRNTLVLRDGSYSMWKDRVGEYRLREIVDALTVFFSERLTGAFADQFITFSANPAYVELPAGDPLLDKLILLQEHEEPSTTDLAKIYDLILDRSKQVTDPKDYIRRLLIMSDMTFASPYELETVINPEKAEATFSTYREKFQQENIPFPELVYWNIESPHLALPASGYDNVKLIRGYSSSVLENILTDNLPDAYDIMMDTLRPYLGAVQDA from the coding sequence ATGACTAATTTTGATCAAAACTCAAACCGCAATGAAGGTCTGGCTAAAGAAAACGCCAGCGGTCACGCTGCCGTCGCTGCAAATCTGGACCTGTTTTATCAAATGGATACGCTTGAAAACGACAAAGAAAAGCTTGAAGAACTTTTCCAGCAGGCCTATCAGGAAAATCGCGACCTGGCCTTAGCCAGCCTCCTGTACTTGCGGGATGTCCACAAGGGCATGAACCAACGGAAGCTTTTTAGAGACCTTTTGCCCCTGTTGACCAGCAAAGACATTTGCCGCTTCATCGAACTCACGCCGGAATATGGCCGCTGGGACGATGTTTTGTGGCTCTTGATCGAACCGGTTGACAATGAAGTCAAACGCTTTTTAATGGATACGATTGGCAACCAGCTGAAATCCGACTTCCATTCGGACAAGAAACCCTCTTTCCTGGCAAAATGGATGCCCATTGAAAGCGCCACCAACCCGGATACCCAACAACTGGCCCGGGTATGGTCTGAAGCCCTGGGCTTGAGTCCGAAAAGATATCATGAAATTTTAGCCCATGTCCGTGAACGCGGTCATTTGGATGAAGATGAAGCAACTGAAGCCGCAGATCAACCGACCGGGACAGCACAAGACACCCCGTCGGAGGCCGAAGATGCTGCCATCTTGCCCCATGAAATTGTCCACCGGATGAGATGGTACCAAGAACACCCGGATGACCCGGACGCCGCTGAAAGAACCGAATATTTGAATAAAGTCTGGGCAGACTATACACTCCCCGGAGCAATCCGCAATACCCTGGTGCTCCGGGACGGGTCCTATTCCATGTGGAAGGACCGGGTCGGTGAATACCGCTTGCGTGAAATTGTAGACGCCTTAACCGTTTTCTTCAGCGAACGCTTAACCGGCGCCTTTGCCGATCAATTCATCACCTTTTCGGCCAATCCGGCCTACGTTGAATTGCCGGCAGGCGACCCTCTCCTGGACAAACTTATCCTTTTACAGGAGCATGAAGAGCCCTCCACAACAGACCTGGCCAAGATCTATGACCTGATCCTGGACCGGTCAAAGCAAGTCACTGACCCCAAAGACTACATCCGGCGCCTGCTGATTATGTCTGACATGACCTTCGCCAGCCCGTATGAACTGGAAACCGTGATTAACCCGGAAAAAGCTGAAGCAACCTTCTCGACTTATAGAGAAAAATTCCAGCAAGAAAACATCCCCTTCCCGGAACTTGTTTATTGGAACATCGAAAGCCCCCACCTGGCCCTGCCCGCGTCAGGCTATGACAACGTTAAGTTAATCCGCGGCTACAGCAGTTCGGTTCTCGAAAACATCCTTACAGATAACCTCCCGGATGCCTACGATATTATGATGGATACCCTCCGTCCCTACCTTGGCGCGGTCCAAGACGCTT